A single window of Bradyrhizobium elkanii USDA 76 DNA harbors:
- a CDS encoding PaaI family thioesterase, translating into MNLDQKLLRQYQSGEGLPVAVKSSSLAESLKINLEKIDLAGPRIELSFIVGQQFLQAEDVVHGGAVAMMLDFAMAYAALLAIADGLSVATINMNVSYLRSAKPGQYRAVAEVERCGKAVVFTRAQLLDRESKAVVTSVSSLAVVAPRRKSGIEPFAGAETA; encoded by the coding sequence CAGTCGGGGGAGGGGTTGCCGGTTGCTGTCAAATCGAGCTCCCTTGCCGAATCATTGAAAATCAACCTCGAAAAAATCGACCTCGCGGGGCCACGCATCGAGCTGTCCTTTATTGTCGGTCAGCAATTTTTGCAGGCCGAGGACGTCGTTCACGGGGGCGCGGTCGCGATGATGCTCGACTTCGCCATGGCCTATGCGGCGCTGTTGGCAATTGCTGATGGACTTTCCGTTGCAACGATCAACATGAACGTCTCGTATCTCAGGTCGGCTAAGCCGGGCCAATACAGAGCAGTCGCCGAAGTCGAACGCTGCGGAAAGGCCGTCGTGTTCACGCGTGCACAGCTTCTGGATCGCGAAAGCAAGGCAGTGGTCACCTCTGTGTCCTCGCTGGCCGTCGTGGCGCCGCGCCGCAAGTCGGGCATCGAGCCATTTGCTGGCGCCGAGACCGCGTGA
- a CDS encoding TetR/AcrR family transcriptional regulator: protein MSSQDTEPSDSRPIGRPRDLASKRSILSATMGLLQTVSVADLAIETVARNARVSKATIYRWWDSKGALVIDAFMESHFSNTPMPTAVDPRTAIKRHLTSLAQYFSGRAGKLVVQILCEGHDNDALLAEFNERFAKNRRRLVQETFERGQQEGLFRPGIDAAWAVEMLYSPIYRRLIFGQPLDAEFIELLCGSVDSMFSTDVKSKTSRQKSKA, encoded by the coding sequence ATGAGTTCTCAAGATACCGAACCATCGGATTCAAGGCCGATCGGAAGACCGCGCGATCTCGCCTCCAAGCGGTCGATTTTGTCGGCCACAATGGGCCTTCTGCAAACGGTCTCGGTCGCCGATCTCGCGATCGAAACAGTGGCGCGCAACGCCAGGGTTTCAAAAGCCACGATCTATCGCTGGTGGGACAGCAAGGGCGCGCTGGTCATCGACGCGTTCATGGAGTCCCATTTCAGCAATACTCCGATGCCAACGGCGGTCGACCCGCGGACCGCTATCAAGCGGCACCTCACCTCCCTCGCGCAATATTTCAGCGGCCGCGCCGGGAAGCTGGTCGTTCAAATCCTGTGCGAAGGCCACGACAACGATGCGCTTTTGGCAGAGTTCAATGAACGGTTCGCGAAGAACCGTCGGCGTCTCGTTCAGGAAACCTTTGAGCGTGGACAGCAGGAGGGACTATTCAGGCCCGGCATCGATGCAGCCTGGGCTGTCGAGATGCTGTACTCGCCGATCTACCGGCGCTTGATCTTCGGCCAGCCGCTGGATGCAGAGTTCATCGAGCTCCTTTGCGGGAGCGTCGACTCTATGTTTTCCACGGATGTCAAGTCCAAGACGTCGCGACAGAAATCAAAAGCATAA